A window of Methanobacterium formicicum DSM 3637 contains these coding sequences:
- a CDS encoding glycosyltransferase yields MKISVIIPMYNEEENVRKTLQTVAAVLKNYYEKYEILVVNDGSQDNTSHIVKEYASANPQIILLEHPINMGMGRALITGFEYSTGDVVITLDADLSYDPLYIPKLIETLDSAAVDIVIGSQYMAGGKTESIPFHRLFISKMANKIVGYALTGDISTVTGILRAYRREVLDSIELESPGTEINPEILSKANAVGYKIKEIPVVLKGREYGESKVKIKSTTISHLLFTFYEKPMMLFGIVGLSLCVIGIVSAIYLFYLYLIGSLDPTRPLMLFMVVTILSGIQILIFGFVATQISLLKREIYLVQKENKLLRKKLK; encoded by the coding sequence ATGAAGATCTCTGTAATAATCCCCATGTATAATGAGGAAGAAAATGTCCGGAAGACATTGCAAACAGTAGCGGCCGTTCTAAAAAACTATTACGAAAAATACGAAATTCTGGTTGTAAATGATGGAAGCCAGGATAATACCAGCCACATTGTAAAAGAGTATGCTTCTGCTAATCCCCAAATCATCCTTTTAGAACACCCTATTAACATGGGAATGGGTCGAGCGCTTATCACTGGTTTTGAATATTCCACGGGGGATGTAGTTATTACTCTGGATGCAGATCTAAGCTACGATCCATTATACATTCCTAAATTAATTGAAACACTTGATTCTGCTGCGGTTGACATTGTAATTGGGTCACAGTACATGGCAGGGGGTAAAACAGAATCAATACCATTTCATAGATTATTTATAAGCAAAATGGCCAACAAAATCGTTGGTTACGCACTCACAGGAGACATTAGTACAGTTACAGGCATTTTAAGAGCATACCGGAGAGAAGTCTTAGATTCCATAGAGTTAGAATCTCCTGGAACTGAAATTAACCCCGAAATACTTTCAAAGGCCAACGCGGTTGGTTATAAAATAAAAGAAATCCCAGTAGTTCTTAAAGGAAGAGAATATGGTGAATCAAAGGTAAAGATCAAATCAACAACAATATCCCATCTTTTATTCACCTTCTACGAAAAACCAATGATGCTTTTTGGAATAGTGGGACTAAGTTTATGTGTTATTGGAATAGTTAGTGCCATATACCTATTTTATTTATATTTAATTGGTAGCTTAGACCCTACCCGACCATTAATGCTGTTCATGGTTGTGACTATTCTTTCAGGGATCCAGATATTAATATTTGGATTTGTAGCAACCCAGATAAGCCTTTTAAAAAGAGAGATCTATCTGGTTCAAAAGGAAAATAAGTTGCTTAGAAAAAAGTTAAAATAA
- a CDS encoding oligosaccharide flippase family protein — translation MSESLYKKIIQDIGIVTILGMFTSLSGILLIPVITKFLGVENYGLYVQFTVTLALIMGFTTLGLPYATVRFLAGEKNRQKIRGEVWSSFLIILLTSLAVSLLIIIFSNSIANSLFGGLSILVIILAVLVPIECISGTFQNLFRVFQKIKYYSIFNIAKTYVEVILIIAVIISGFGIIEVALSILITRFIFLLVISAIMKRLIGLGKPNFSSMKKYLKFGLPTIPSNVASWINDSSDRYIITILLGIAAVGYYNPGYSIGSVIGMLSVPFDFVLVSIAAEYYNKGEIDLVRNLFKHSLKYYLLISVPTLLGISILANPILTIISTPEIAQQSYLVVPIVGMAMVLSGIGATATGKSLYLAQKNHITMINWFLVAMINIVLCVLLIPKMGILGAAIATLASFSFGFLFGTYFAVKYFDFSVDWTATIKIIVSSLVMALFILILKPVTLLDVILAVSASILVYLVVILATKTIDKKEINLFISMIKNR, via the coding sequence GTGTCTGAATCACTCTATAAAAAAATTATCCAAGATATAGGTATAGTTACTATTCTTGGGATGTTCACAAGTCTTAGTGGAATATTGTTAATTCCAGTTATCACTAAATTTTTGGGTGTGGAAAATTATGGTCTTTATGTCCAATTTACAGTTACTTTAGCATTGATTATGGGATTTACAACTTTAGGACTGCCATATGCAACAGTGAGGTTTTTAGCTGGGGAGAAAAACCGTCAAAAAATCCGGGGGGAGGTATGGTCTTCCTTTTTGATCATATTATTAACTAGTCTTGCAGTATCATTATTAATCATAATATTTTCCAACAGCATAGCTAATTCTTTATTTGGCGGTTTATCCATTTTAGTCATTATATTAGCCGTGTTAGTTCCAATTGAATGCATAAGTGGAACTTTTCAGAATTTATTCCGTGTCTTTCAAAAAATAAAATACTACTCTATCTTTAATATTGCTAAAACATATGTAGAAGTGATATTAATCATTGCCGTGATTATTTCCGGCTTTGGTATCATAGAAGTAGCCCTTAGTATCCTGATCACTAGGTTCATATTTTTATTAGTGATCTCAGCAATCATGAAGCGATTAATAGGGTTAGGTAAACCAAATTTTTCATCTATGAAAAAATATTTAAAGTTTGGATTACCCACTATCCCCTCCAATGTGGCATCCTGGATAAACGACTCTAGTGACAGGTACATTATAACCATATTACTTGGAATTGCAGCAGTTGGTTATTATAACCCGGGATATTCCATTGGGTCTGTAATTGGAATGTTATCTGTACCTTTCGATTTCGTTTTGGTTTCTATTGCCGCTGAGTATTATAATAAAGGAGAAATAGATTTGGTAAGAAATTTGTTCAAACACTCTTTAAAGTACTACCTTCTAATTTCTGTGCCTACCCTTCTTGGAATTTCGATTTTGGCCAATCCCATCCTGACAATTATTTCCACACCTGAAATTGCCCAGCAAAGTTATTTAGTGGTTCCAATAGTGGGTATGGCCATGGTACTTTCTGGTATTGGGGCCACAGCCACAGGTAAATCCCTTTATTTAGCTCAAAAAAATCACATCACCATGATAAACTGGTTCTTAGTGGCCATGATAAATATAGTTCTCTGCGTATTATTAATTCCCAAAATGGGAATATTAGGGGCCGCTATTGCAACTTTAGCTTCATTTTCCTTTGGATTCCTCTTTGGAACATATTTCGCTGTTAAATACTTCGACTTTTCCGTTGATTGGACCGCCACCATTAAAATCATAGTTTCATCATTAGTGATGGCCCTTTTTATTCTTATTCTTAAACCAGTAACTCTTTTAGATGTGATTTTAGCAGTTTCTGCAAGTATATTAGTTTATTTAGTAGTTATTCTTGCAACAAAAACTATTGACAAAAAGGAAATTAATCTTTTCATTTCAATGATAAAAAATAGATGA
- a CDS encoding UDP-glucose/GDP-mannose dehydrogenase family protein, translated as MKITVIGAGYVGLVTATCLADLGNNVLCVEKSSFNLEELNLGMSPICEPDLNEMLHTNLDEGKMRFTNDMDEAIDFSDVIFVCVGTPQGNSGKADLSQIEEVSRQIAKRMNDYKLIIEKSTVPVNTHKLIKRTVKRYARKDLDFDVASNPEFLREGYAVYDFMNPNRIVIGIESERAGKIFREIYKPFTEKGTKLFITKTPAAEIIKYASNSFLAIKISYINMLADLCEKADIDVNMVADGIGADKRIGRDFLNAGIGYGGSCLPKDIRAFINIAEDYGLDFELLRAAEKINKDRRKKFLDKVEELLWILKDKNITVWGLAFKPDTNDIRDAPSIDIINGIMGAGAKLRLYDPEAAENFKKLFPENDFITYYEDKYEALKNSDALIIITEWNEFREVDLDRIKKLMILPIIIDGRNIYEPALMESKGFEYYSVGR; from the coding sequence ATGAAAATTACAGTTATTGGGGCAGGTTATGTGGGTTTAGTTACAGCTACTTGTCTTGCAGATTTGGGTAATAATGTTTTATGTGTTGAAAAATCATCATTTAATCTTGAAGAACTTAATCTGGGAATGTCACCAATCTGTGAACCTGATCTGAATGAAATGCTTCACACAAACCTTGATGAAGGTAAAATGAGATTTACTAACGATATGGACGAGGCTATTGATTTTAGTGATGTTATTTTTGTATGTGTTGGAACTCCGCAGGGTAATAGTGGAAAAGCTGATCTATCACAGATTGAAGAAGTTTCAAGACAGATTGCTAAACGAATGAATGATTATAAGCTCATCATAGAAAAATCAACTGTACCTGTCAACACTCATAAACTGATTAAGAGAACTGTGAAAAGATATGCTCGGAAAGATTTGGACTTTGATGTAGCCTCCAATCCAGAATTTTTGCGTGAAGGATACGCGGTTTATGATTTCATGAATCCTAATCGCATAGTTATAGGTATTGAAAGCGAAAGGGCAGGAAAGATATTCAGAGAAATTTACAAGCCTTTCACAGAGAAAGGAACTAAACTCTTTATAACGAAGACACCTGCTGCAGAAATAATCAAATATGCATCAAATTCTTTTTTGGCCATCAAAATATCTTACATCAATATGTTAGCAGATCTCTGTGAAAAAGCAGATATTGATGTAAATATGGTTGCTGATGGTATTGGTGCTGATAAAAGGATAGGAAGGGACTTTTTAAACGCAGGAATTGGATATGGAGGGTCTTGTCTCCCCAAAGATATCAGAGCATTTATTAATATAGCAGAAGATTATGGTCTAGATTTTGAACTTCTCAGGGCAGCAGAGAAAATAAATAAAGATAGGAGGAAAAAATTTCTAGATAAAGTTGAAGAATTGCTTTGGATATTGAAGGATAAGAACATAACAGTCTGGGGATTGGCTTTTAAACCTGATACAAATGATATTAGAGATGCTCCTTCAATTGATATAATAAATGGGATTATGGGTGCTGGAGCTAAATTAAGATTGTATGATCCAGAAGCTGCAGAAAATTTTAAAAAATTATTCCCTGAGAATGATTTCATAACCTATTATGAGGACAAATATGAAGCTCTGAAAAATTCTGATGCTTTAATCATAATTACTGAGTGGAATGAATTCAGAGAGGTTGATTTAGATCGAATAAAGAAGCTAATGATACTTCCTATAATTATTGATGGTAGAAATATATATGAACCCGCTTTAATGGAGAGTAAGGGATTTGAATATTATAGTGTAGGGCGATAG
- a CDS encoding glycosyltransferase family 2 protein, translating into MKYPRVAIIIVNFNGWKDTIECLESVYNINYPNFSVVLVDNNSNDESLSKIREYCKGKLEIVSEFFDYNLMNKPIFLQEFDNDKNINENINHQNFSNNDSDSLILIKNKENYGFAEGNNIGIRFSLNNLDPAYILLLNNDTVVGKNFLDELVKTGENNREIGILGPKIYSYDNPDVIWSAGCKISWKLSRGIQISANELDQGQFNTQRKVEYVSGSAFLIKTEVIQKIGLMDRKYFLYFEESDWTLRANQAGYESLYVPTAEIWHKVSQSGGGMSKPTGLYYITRNRWIFMKKWANRSDYAFFVTYQIIGFFIFPIVLIIYYRNQKLFLTYYRGFFDGINQK; encoded by the coding sequence ATGAAATATCCAAGGGTTGCAATAATTATTGTGAACTTTAATGGGTGGAAAGACACCATAGAATGTCTGGAATCTGTTTATAACATTAATTACCCTAATTTTTCAGTTGTTTTAGTTGATAACAACTCTAATGATGAGTCTTTATCTAAAATAAGGGAATATTGTAAAGGCAAATTAGAGATCGTATCAGAATTTTTTGATTATAACCTGATGAATAAACCAATATTCCTTCAGGAATTTGATAATGATAAAAATATAAATGAAAATATCAATCATCAAAATTTCAGCAATAATGATTCTGATTCTCTAATTTTAATAAAAAACAAAGAAAACTATGGATTTGCTGAAGGAAATAACATTGGAATACGATTTTCCTTAAATAACCTTGATCCTGCTTACATTCTACTTTTAAATAACGATACTGTTGTGGGGAAAAATTTCCTGGATGAACTGGTTAAAACTGGAGAAAATAATAGAGAAATTGGCATTTTAGGCCCTAAAATCTATTCTTACGATAATCCAGATGTAATCTGGAGTGCAGGATGCAAAATATCCTGGAAATTAAGCCGGGGAATACAAATCAGCGCCAATGAATTGGACCAGGGGCAGTTTAATACACAAAGAAAAGTTGAATATGTAAGTGGCTCTGCATTCTTAATTAAAACTGAAGTTATCCAGAAAATAGGTTTGATGGATAGGAAATACTTTTTATACTTTGAAGAAAGTGACTGGACATTAAGAGCAAACCAGGCAGGTTATGAAAGTTTATACGTCCCCACTGCCGAAATATGGCATAAAGTTTCCCAATCAGGCGGGGGAATGAGTAAACCAACAGGTTTGTATTATATAACCCGTAACCGCTGGATTTTTATGAAAAAATGGGCTAATCGGAGTGATTATGCTTTTTTTGTTACTTATCAGATAATAGGATTTTTTATATTCCCTATTGTGCTTATCATTTATTATAGAAATCAAAAACTATTCTTGACCTATTATCGGGGATTTTTTGATGGAATTAATCAGAAATAA
- a CDS encoding acyltransferase encodes MFFGVDSEDNIDKPKVHENVTLGVSYKFRSKPPLIGKNALLRSNTVIYNDVEIGNDFQTGHGVLVREKTTIGDKVLLGTNSVIEGHTKIGNNISIQSNVYIPKNTLIEDHVFIGPCACFTNDRYPLRADYKLKGPIIRKGASVGANSTFLSGIEVGEGAMIAAGAIVTRDVPPFYLAIGAPAKMKPLPKHFKTLNKI; translated from the coding sequence ATGTTTTTTGGAGTAGACTCTGAAGATAATATTGACAAACCTAAAGTGCATGAGAATGTAACACTGGGAGTCAGTTATAAATTCAGATCTAAACCACCCCTGATTGGTAAAAACGCTTTACTACGTTCAAACACCGTAATCTACAATGATGTAGAAATCGGAAATGATTTTCAAACAGGACATGGTGTACTGGTCCGGGAAAAAACCACCATTGGGGATAAAGTACTTCTGGGAACCAACAGTGTGATTGAAGGCCACACTAAAATTGGGAATAACATCAGCATCCAATCTAATGTTTATATCCCTAAAAATACTTTAATTGAAGATCATGTTTTTATAGGACCCTGCGCCTGCTTCACCAACGACCGATACCCGTTAAGAGCAGATTATAAACTCAAAGGTCCCATAATACGAAAAGGTGCATCAGTTGGGGCAAACTCAACATTTCTTTCAGGAATTGAAGTTGGAGAAGGAGCCATGATTGCTGCAGGGGCCATTGTAACCCGAGACGTGCCACCATTCTATTTAGCAATAGGTGCACCAGCCAAAATGAAACCATTACCTAAACATTTCAAGACCTTGAATAAGATATAA
- a CDS encoding CDP-glycerol--poly(glycerophosphate) glycerophosphotransferase — translation MTKIKKDLRWFLFEEYQEMYMKEGTDMHSLILDYLKNYSQLYKNPLIKIGLKTFRTNYTLFSPLSKKKEKTILFQNGIGRYNSIINESSKKNAIILGIKTSAIWDFISKRTMYYPVFDNVYLDLNMGIINNNDEQLQRGIDKLTEVFEYLNPDVVVLNDDALPPSRALILVSKKLGIPTVEIQHGIYQAKHMLPTGKYSDYLFVWGEYFKNIYLDEKIRDKKAIKVLGFPNELRIINNTGNPPKTVYYLSEDYEHYAKDAEDSLDIKIETIHQLHDLCNDLGLNFIYRPHPEEDIAKLKSNLKNIRFSPKKEKLITSFRKGDLFISFNSTTLIEAALHSKICIQLRYYPYQTDDFEKLGICRSFDNLDELRIYLKKLSLTNDLSQFHQKVNKNYIEIPSQNPGTKFLDLIDEIL, via the coding sequence ATGACAAAAATCAAGAAGGATTTAAGGTGGTTTCTATTTGAAGAATACCAAGAAATGTACATGAAAGAAGGAACAGACATGCATTCTTTAATTTTAGATTATTTAAAGAACTACTCCCAACTTTATAAAAATCCTTTGATAAAAATTGGATTAAAAACCTTTAGGACCAATTATACGCTTTTTTCACCATTATCAAAAAAAAAAGAAAAAACAATTTTATTCCAGAATGGTATTGGCAGATATAATTCTATCATTAATGAATCTTCCAAAAAAAATGCAATCATCCTTGGAATAAAAACAAGCGCAATTTGGGACTTTATATCTAAAAGGACAATGTACTATCCTGTTTTTGATAATGTTTATCTGGACTTAAATATGGGAATAATCAATAATAATGATGAACAGCTCCAAAGAGGTATAGATAAATTAACAGAAGTTTTTGAATATTTAAATCCAGATGTGGTTGTTTTAAATGATGATGCTCTCCCACCAAGTAGAGCACTAATATTAGTGAGCAAAAAACTTGGTATTCCTACAGTAGAGATTCAACATGGAATATACCAAGCAAAACATATGCTTCCAACGGGTAAATATTCGGACTACTTATTTGTTTGGGGGGAATATTTTAAAAATATTTATTTAGATGAAAAAATTCGAGACAAAAAAGCTATAAAAGTATTAGGATTTCCTAATGAACTGAGGATCATTAACAACACAGGAAACCCTCCAAAAACTGTTTATTATCTAAGCGAAGATTATGAACACTATGCTAAAGATGCTGAAGATTCATTAGACATTAAAATAGAAACCATCCATCAACTTCATGATTTATGTAATGATTTGGGATTAAATTTTATTTATAGACCACACCCTGAAGAGGACATTGCAAAATTAAAATCCAATCTTAAGAATATAAGATTTAGCCCAAAAAAAGAAAAATTGATAACTTCTTTTAGAAAAGGAGATTTATTCATTTCATTTAATTCAACCACACTTATAGAAGCAGCATTACATTCAAAAATATGTATTCAATTAAGATATTACCCATATCAAACAGATGATTTCGAAAAATTAGGAATATGCCGTTCCTTTGATAATTTAGATGAACTAAGAATTTATCTGAAGAAATTATCATTAACAAATGATTTGTCTCAATTTCACCAAAAAGTAAATAAAAATTATATTGAAATTCCTTCACAAAATCCTGGAACGAAGTTTTTAGATTTAATAGATGAGATATTATAA
- a CDS encoding GDP-mannose 4,6-dehydratase, whose translation MKALVTGCAGFIGSNLSDYLLDLGYNVVGIDCFTDYYATKIKKSNIRYSLKQKNFRLIKKDILDFSEFPEVDYVFHLAAQAGVRASWGENFHIYTKNNIEATQKLLDFYKDIEIRKFVYSSSSSVYGDSNLPMNEKSLLKPVSPYGVSKLSAEHLTYLYWKNYNVPTVSLRYFTVYGPRQRPDMAINKFTKAILNKEEIKVYGDGSQTRDFTYVKDVIKANLMAAESEFAGEIFNIGGGNQISISELIEKLEEFTGEKAMINKLEKQKGDVRETLADIEKVHKLLKWSPKVRIDEGLLNYIEWVNKTSRIDK comes from the coding sequence ATGAAAGCTCTAGTTACAGGATGTGCAGGCTTTATAGGAAGTAATCTGAGCGATTATTTACTTGATTTAGGATATAATGTTGTGGGAATAGATTGTTTTACTGATTATTATGCTACAAAAATCAAAAAATCAAATATAAGATACTCTTTAAAACAAAAAAATTTCAGATTAATAAAAAAAGATATTCTCGATTTTAGCGAGTTTCCAGAAGTAGATTATGTATTTCATCTAGCAGCTCAAGCGGGTGTAAGGGCTTCATGGGGTGAAAACTTTCATATTTACACCAAAAACAACATAGAAGCCACTCAAAAATTATTAGATTTTTATAAGGATATTGAGATTAGAAAATTCGTTTATTCATCTTCATCTTCAGTATATGGCGATTCTAACCTTCCCATGAATGAAAAAAGTCTATTAAAGCCTGTTTCCCCATACGGAGTCAGTAAATTATCTGCCGAACACCTAACATATCTTTATTGGAAGAATTACAATGTACCAACTGTATCTCTTAGATATTTCACAGTTTATGGTCCCAGACAGAGGCCAGATATGGCTATTAACAAATTCACCAAAGCTATATTGAATAAAGAAGAAATAAAAGTTTATGGGGATGGTAGTCAAACAAGAGACTTCACTTATGTCAAAGATGTGATTAAAGCTAATTTAATGGCAGCAGAGAGTGAATTTGCTGGAGAAATCTTCAATATTGGGGGCGGTAATCAGATTAGTATTTCTGAATTGATAGAAAAACTAGAAGAGTTCACTGGTGAAAAAGCAATGATTAATAAATTAGAAAAACAGAAGGGGGATGTGAGGGAAACCTTAGCTGATATTGAAAAAGTTCATAAACTTCTTAAATGGTCACCTAAAGTGCGTATTGATGAAGGCTTGCTAAATTATATTGAATGGGTGAATAAAACCAGCCGGATAGATAAATAA